Proteins found in one Deltaproteobacteria bacterium genomic segment:
- a CDS encoding WecB/TagA/CpsF family glycosyltransferase — protein MRGQVSSEARAVDPLSRGSNALAGERSAPTRSAERVRIGQIWIDAVTRAGALDRIESLIAAGQGGRVFTPNVDHVVNVERDPDFLGAYRAAELVLCDGQPLLWASRILRTPLPAKVSGSDLVQPLLRRAGERGWRVFLLGGGPGVAAEVARRAKANLGVNVVGTASPRIERKASPVDPELVAQIVDARTQLLLVGLGAPKQELWIHRSARAIAPAVSVGVGASLDFLAGHVRRAPPWMSRAGLEWLFRLAQEPRRLWRRYLVDDVRFAPILLRALIEAQP, from the coding sequence ATGCGCGGTCAGGTAAGCAGCGAGGCGCGCGCGGTCGACCCCCTGTCGAGGGGCTCGAACGCGCTCGCTGGCGAACGGAGTGCGCCCACGCGTTCAGCAGAGCGCGTGCGCATTGGTCAGATCTGGATCGACGCGGTCACGCGCGCGGGCGCGCTCGATCGAATCGAGTCGCTCATCGCCGCTGGCCAGGGCGGTCGGGTGTTCACGCCGAACGTCGATCACGTGGTCAACGTCGAGCGCGACCCCGACTTTCTCGGGGCGTATCGCGCCGCCGAGCTCGTGCTCTGCGATGGACAGCCGCTGCTCTGGGCCTCGCGAATCTTGCGCACGCCGCTCCCGGCGAAGGTCTCGGGATCCGATCTCGTGCAGCCGCTGCTGCGACGCGCGGGCGAGCGCGGCTGGCGCGTATTCCTCCTCGGAGGCGGGCCCGGTGTGGCGGCCGAGGTCGCGCGTCGCGCCAAGGCGAACCTGGGTGTGAACGTCGTCGGAACGGCTTCGCCTCGCATCGAGCGGAAGGCATCGCCGGTTGACCCGGAGTTGGTGGCGCAGATCGTCGACGCGCGGACCCAGCTGCTGCTCGTGGGGCTCGGCGCGCCCAAGCAGGAGCTGTGGATTCATCGAAGCGCGAGGGCGATCGCGCCTGCGGTGTCCGTGGGCGTGGGCGCGTCGCTCGACTTTCTTGCGGGCCACGTGCGCCGCGCGCCGCCGTGGATGTCGCGCGCGGGGCTGGAGTGGCTCTTCCGCTTGGCCCAGGAGCCGCGTCGGCTGTGGCGGCGCTACCTGGTTGACGACGTTCGCTTCGCGCCAATCTTGCTTCGCGCGCTGATCGAGGCCCAACCATGA
- a CDS encoding flippase, producing MSPAEGSVAERTPAEVAPPPAEDAGAADVRVAVRSALVLNVALVATWAVASLARFFLSRHLGPTLFGVYRAADAQTTLWFMLLSFGLETYIQKEIPVRPQHATDFLGGVVVVRALLTVAVLAGLGALLWLRGVSGERSALLLTFCAGYAFMAMNHSLAALLHAARRVGGLAVMNVATKAIWGVGILFAVLSRLPLAGIAGAMALSEIVRCAVLALLVRKHLGTMWRVDLAAVRRVFATSLPFYLNGVAITVYGNVDTIVLSWLSSDAEVGYYGAAQNIAGLSMFISPLIGWVLMPLLSRAGARSPDEMYGLFRRALELVVTLIAPVVALVALGAELWVTRLSGGDYGPAAVALRILAPMFVLTYLATISATTLNLLDRSWTVTLVSMGSLVASTVLDVLLVPRAWRAFGVGGAGTAAALSLTLTEAAVTASFLFVLGRRAFDRRNLAAVGKSVLICAVVAGLDHLLRPMAWARLMLDGIAFVALALLTGTVRVNEVRALVGDQLRAKLTRRAAPAGG from the coding sequence ATGAGTCCCGCAGAAGGCTCGGTCGCCGAGCGCACGCCGGCCGAGGTCGCGCCGCCTCCAGCCGAGGATGCCGGCGCCGCCGACGTGCGCGTGGCCGTGCGCAGCGCGCTGGTGCTGAACGTGGCGCTGGTCGCGACGTGGGCCGTGGCTTCGCTCGCCCGCTTCTTCTTGAGCCGTCACCTCGGGCCGACGCTCTTCGGCGTGTACCGCGCCGCCGACGCACAGACGACCCTCTGGTTCATGCTGCTCAGCTTCGGGCTGGAGACGTACATCCAGAAAGAGATCCCCGTCCGGCCGCAGCACGCCACGGACTTCCTCGGCGGCGTGGTGGTGGTGCGCGCCCTGCTCACGGTGGCCGTGCTCGCCGGGCTCGGCGCCTTGCTCTGGCTCCGCGGCGTCTCTGGAGAGCGAAGCGCGCTGCTGCTCACGTTCTGCGCGGGCTACGCGTTCATGGCCATGAACCACTCGCTCGCGGCGCTCCTGCACGCGGCGCGCAGGGTGGGCGGCCTCGCGGTGATGAACGTGGCCACCAAGGCGATCTGGGGCGTGGGCATTCTGTTCGCGGTGCTCTCGCGACTGCCGCTCGCGGGGATCGCGGGCGCGATGGCGCTCTCGGAGATCGTGCGATGCGCGGTGCTCGCGCTGCTGGTGCGCAAGCACCTGGGGACGATGTGGCGCGTGGATCTGGCCGCCGTGCGACGCGTATTCGCCACGAGCCTGCCCTTCTATCTGAACGGCGTGGCGATCACGGTCTACGGAAACGTCGACACCATCGTGCTCTCGTGGCTCTCGAGCGACGCGGAGGTGGGCTACTACGGCGCCGCGCAGAACATCGCGGGGCTCTCGATGTTCATCTCGCCGCTCATCGGCTGGGTGCTCATGCCGCTGCTCTCGCGCGCGGGCGCCCGATCGCCGGACGAGATGTACGGCCTCTTCCGGCGCGCGCTGGAGCTGGTGGTCACGCTCATCGCGCCGGTCGTCGCGCTGGTGGCGCTGGGCGCTGAGCTCTGGGTGACGCGGCTCTCGGGCGGCGACTACGGCCCGGCGGCGGTGGCGCTGCGCATCCTCGCGCCGATGTTCGTGCTCACGTACCTGGCAACGATCTCGGCCACGACGCTGAATCTGCTCGACCGTTCATGGACCGTGACCCTGGTCTCGATGGGCTCGCTCGTCGCGTCGACCGTGCTCGACGTGCTGCTCGTGCCCCGCGCGTGGCGCGCATTCGGAGTTGGCGGTGCGGGTACGGCCGCAGCGCTGTCGCTGACCCTGACCGAGGCGGCGGTGACGGCCTCGTTCCTCTTCGTCCTCGGTCGACGCGCGTTCGATCGGCGGAACCTCGCGGCGGTGGGCAAGTCGGTCCTCATCTGCGCGGTGGTGGCCGGGTTGGATCACCTGCTGCGACCGATGGCGTGGGCGCGGCTCATGCTCGACGGGATCGCGTTCGTCGCGCTCGCGCTGCTCACGGGAACGGTGCGCGTGAACGAGGTGCGCGCGCTGGTGGGCGATCAGCTCCGCGCCAAGCTCACCCGGCGCGCGGCGCCCGCCGGTGGTTGA